Genomic segment of Thermodesulfobacteriota bacterium:
GTTCCTGCCTCTCCGGCTACGGCTTCACCTACGCCGCGACAAGCGCAGGAATGACGGAAGCGGGTGATTCCTCGCTCGTTCGGAGGCCACGGGTATCGGAAGCGCGGCGAGTGGTAGAGGTAATACGCCGATACTTCGAATGTCTGTGAAGACCGTCCACCGGCGCGGCGTGCCGTAGTATGCCGGATTGTGTTTCAACTTCGGGAGAGCGGGTGTATAATCGGGTAAGCAGCCAAGATCATCTTGAAGGAGGTTTGCACGATGGGAAAGGGTATTTGCGCATTGATTCTCGCGGGCGCTTTTATGCTCGGCGCGTGCGCGGCGCAGAACGCTCAGCAGGATGACGGGTTCGACGTGAGCATCTGCAACAACATCCCTGTCGGGATAGAGGCGTACGAGGCGATGAATCCGGACAGCACGCAGGACAAGATAAGCTGCGCCGATCTCGAAAGGTGTACGGACATAATGGGCTGGGACGCCCCGCCGGACGTGCCGTGCACGGGGCCTTGAGCCCGGGGGCGGAGACTCTCTTCGGGGAGGGGTAAAGCGAGGTCCGGGATTCAATTGATCGGACGTGCGAGCCTCGCCCGCCGGTATCCCGCGCTCGGGGTGCGGGGGAAGAGATTGCCGCGGGTGCTTCGCGCCCTCGCAATGACGGATAAGTAATGCGGCGGGATACATGCTGTCGGGAAATTCATAAGGAGGGTTTTATGGGAGCGAGGTACGTTTTGGTTTTGATGGCGCTGGGGGCGTTTACGCTGGCGGGGGTTGTCGCCGGCACCGGCAGGGCAGGGGCTCGGGGCGCGGACTGCGAGGCGCTGATGACTGCTCTCGGCGAGGCGGAGAAGGGGGTCAAGGAGGCGTGGAAGGCGCAGAGCAAGGCGCTCAAGGAGTGGGAGAAATATTACGAAGAACTTCACGCCAACACATACGCCGGGACCGAGGAGCCGCTCGCGGATACCGTGGCTAAGTGTCAGGCCGGAGGCGGGGATTTTTGCGAGAGGGCGCTCGACGATTACAACAAGATAGCGCCCAAGGAAGAGGCGGCGAAGAAGGCCCTCGACGGGGCGAGGGCGAACACGCACCAGGCGCAGGCGGCTCTCGAAAAAGCGAGGGATGCCGTGACTGCGGGGAATTGCCGGTAGGCGCAGGGTGTGATTTTGGCGTGGCATATTCCGAGGCTATAACCACCCGGAGCGCGGCTGGTGATATTGGCAGTGACGCCGCCACTTCGAAAGCTGGTAGAGGTTGCGGGGTTGGAGGCTTTGCGGGGGACGTTCCGAGTTAGCTGGTAAATGAGGAGTAATATCTCTCTACTTTTGACTGACCAAAAGTAGCACACACGAAGTGTGATTTACGACGAAGTACCTTCATGGATTTTTGCAACTGAAGTGCGAAAGGTGGTAATAGAAATGCGCCGCTACTTCGATTGCGTGCGGCTGCGAGCCGCCGGGCCGGGGACACGTAGTGTCTTTTTCGGCATAGCGCGATAGTTGCCAAGACCACCGGAAGCGCGTCGGGTGGTCCTAGCCGAGCGCTGCCACTTCGAATTCCAGCGGGCGTGGCCCGCTGGCCCAGAGTGGTATTGCTGCGCCGCGTCCGGCTACGCATGGCTTCGCCGGACAGGCAGGATGACGGATTAAAAGAAGATTGCCGCGGTTGCGGAAGGCGCTCCCTCGCAATGACAAAAATGCTTGATGGATTGCTGGCGGTAGTGGATTCCCTACCCGGCTTCGCCTGCAGGCTTCGCCGCGGCAAGTAAAGACATTCGGGAATGACAACTTCATATCCTGCGCCAGTGGTTGCGGAATCGGGCGGGCGCTGTTAAGATGTGGGCATGCCTGTGAGCAACGATAGTCCCTCCGGCACGAATTTATTCAGAATAATTCCTCTATATATAGTGATCTTCATCGGGTTTCTCGGTTACAGCCTGATGATCACGATCCTTACGCCGATGATCCTCGACGACAACGGGGAGATACTGGCGTCGCTGCCGTTCAAGGTGGACAGGACCATAGTGCTGGGCGTCGTGCTCGCGCTGTATCCGCTGGGGCAGTTTTTCGGCTCGCCCGTCATGGGTGCGCTATCGGACAGGTTCGGGCGGAGGCCCGTTCTGCTGGCGTCATTGGCCGTAACGACGGCGTGCTACGCGGCGTTCGCGTATTCGATCGAGCTTAAGAGCCTTCCGCTTCTGATGCTGGTGTCGATCGTAACGGGGCTCGCCGAGGCGAATATCGTCATCGCGCAGAGCTCGGTCGCGGACGTGAGCACGGCGGCGTCGCGGAGCAGGCTGTTCGGGTACGTGTACCTGAGCGCGAGCAGCGCGTATGTCGTGGGGCCGCTGCTCGGAGGGAAGCTGGCCGATTCGTCGATCGAGCCGTGGTTCAGTTACGCGACGCCGTACTGGGCCGTGTTCTTCCTCCTGGCGGCGACGCTCGCATTCACGTTCGTGGTATTCAGGGAGACGCATCCGCTCGAGTCGCGGAGGGCCGTGAGCTACACAGAAGCTTTTACGGGGCTTCTCAGGGTTTTCGATCCGGGGAGGACACGGATTATTTTCTTCGTGAATTTCCTCGTGTATTTCGCTGTGTTTGGATTTTTCCGTTCGTACCCGATGTATCTCGTCGACGAATTCAAGATGAACGTCGAGCAGGTGTCGGACTTTATCGCGTGGGTGGCCGTGCCTATAGTGCTCGCAAATTTGTGGATCACGGGTTTTCTCGCGAAGAGGTACGAGCCGCGCGTGATAGCGAATTATTCCATCGCGCTGTTCGCGGTGTTCATGATCGCCGTGGTGGCGCCGTCGGAAGAGAACGCGCTGTGGGTGACGCTGTTCCTGGCGGGGATCGCGCTGGCCGTCGCGCTGCCGGCGTGCGCGGCGATGCTTTCGATCATGGTGAGCGAGCGGGAGCAGGGCCGCGTTCTCGGGAGTAACCAGTCGCTCCAGGTAGGCGCCGAGGCGCTTTCGGGGTTTGCTGCGGGGTTCCTCGCAGCCGTGTTCTTCAAGCTGCCGCTTATCGCGCTCGCGGGAGTAGCGACTGTTGCCGCCGGGGTGCTGGCGCTCAGCGGCAGGACGGGGAGAGAAAGGGAAAAGACTCCGGGAGACGAGACGGATTCCGAACTGGCGATAGATTGAAAGACATTCCTGGAAGCCGGCTCCGGCTTCGTTATATCGCCGGCTTCTCGTGCTGATACAGGTTGTTCCTTAACCGGGCTTTTCTCCACTCGCGGAGTGATGAAAATGCACTGTCTTTTGCGTTCCTCTTAACATGATTTTCCCATAAATTAAATATGTAAGAGTCGCGGAATTTTTGATATATACTTAGCGAAATATTGGGTTGGTTCACCCGTTTTGCTTTCGCAGTCAAATCCATCAGGAGGTGATGATATGTTCAGATTGGGCGGTTTTTGCTTGATATTAGCCGTGGCGGTGGTGATGTCGGCCGCGGCTTTCGCGCAGGGTAGCTCGGACGAATCGTTCGGCGGCGCCGACTTTCTGTTCGTGCAGACGGCGACCGGAGTGACATTCGCGGACGGCAAGATGACGCTGACGGGGCTTTCGCCGTCGATGATTTTCTTCTCCGACAGGCCGGAGAGGATGGCGGGGCACGTGCCCGTGACGCAGTTCCTGAAAATGTGGGACGAGGGGAAGGACAGCTTCAAGAACGATCCGCCGAACGCCGCCGTTTCGATCCTGGGAGAAAAGGAAGGCGGCACGGACGTGATCGTCGAGATCTCGAACCCGTCGCTGGGCGAGAAGGGGGATTTGACCTATGACGTGAGAGTCCTCGACGGTACGCTGCCGGAAAAGGGCGGGCTTACGTCAGTGGTTATAGACTGGTGGGTAGGACCGGCCGGCGCGGTTTGCTGGAGGAATTATTACACCGGGTTCAGGCATTGCCGTTTCCCGGGGCCGTATTACTACGGGCCGTATCCGCGCCCGTATTGGGCTTATTGATTCGGGTTTGAATTAGTAGACAGATTTTAGATTACGCCGGCGGGCCTCTGCTTTCGGGCGGGGGCTTTGCCGGTTTTTTTATTAGGGTGGGCAGAATGACGGATTAAAAAGAGGGATTGCCACGGGTGTTTCGCACCCTCGTAATGGCAAACAAATACTTGACTGATTGCCGGTGGAAATAGATTCCCGATTAAGACTTGATACTAAAGTAGATTGGTTGCGAGCAGTGCTGGATAAACATCTGCGTAAGAAGGTAAAGGCGTCCGATTCCTCGCTCGCTCGGAATCGTTGGGAATGACACACACGTACGTGTGATTCTCGACGTAGCGAATTCACGGATTCTAGGTGTCTGAAGCGCGGCGGGTGGGAATCGCATGGGACCGCTGCTTCGATTGTTTGCGGACGCTGTCCGCCTGTTTTTTCCGATTGGCTGATATATAATTCTGCTGACAGAAAATATCGAGCCTTAAATAGAGGTGTCCTCATGGGATTTATCGCGAATGTGCGCCGTGGTATCGAGAGCCCGAAAGAGGACATTGCGGCGGGCCCTCGCGGGCTCGGGTTTCTGGACGCGTTTTCGATCGGCATCGGCGGCATCGTGGGCGGCGGCATATTCGCCACTCTCGGGCTGGCCACGGTCGAGTCGAGAGGCGCGACATTTATATCCTTCCTGATCAGCGGCGTGGTCGCGCTGCTGACGGCTTATTCCTACGTAAAGCTTTCGGTCGCTTTCCCGAGCAAGGGCGGGACGGTGACGTTCATAAACAAGGCGTTCGGGCCGGG
This window contains:
- a CDS encoding MFS transporter; translated protein: MSNDSPSGTNLFRIIPLYIVIFIGFLGYSLMITILTPMILDDNGEILASLPFKVDRTIVLGVVLALYPLGQFFGSPVMGALSDRFGRRPVLLASLAVTTACYAAFAYSIELKSLPLLMLVSIVTGLAEANIVIAQSSVADVSTAASRSRLFGYVYLSASSAYVVGPLLGGKLADSSIEPWFSYATPYWAVFFLLAATLAFTFVVFRETHPLESRRAVSYTEAFTGLLRVFDPGRTRIIFFVNFLVYFAVFGFFRSYPMYLVDEFKMNVEQVSDFIAWVAVPIVLANLWITGFLAKRYEPRVIANYSIALFAVFMIAVVAPSEENALWVTLFLAGIALAVALPACAAMLSIMVSEREQGRVLGSNQSLQVGAEALSGFAAGFLAAVFFKLPLIALAGVATVAAGVLALSGRTGREREKTPGDETDSELAID